One window from the genome of [Clostridium] celerecrescens 18A encodes:
- a CDS encoding sensor histidine kinase — protein MGETRIVKLRLRTRLVVAFLIITVIPLILIFAVVAGLGNYQMKAFRKAYDLTEQIDLLSSNSLQLFNRLTRSEQREIGQILQSDPGQFQDSDFLEKINENLATKYAYMIVRKGDSLIFDGNSHITQGLYDQLPKYEEIDSNVDGAIYLDGETQHLVKQMDFMYPDGNKGSVFIVSNVNGLLPEIKVMMAEMLTAIIMIIVFTDAILMMWVYRSVVSPLGRLQTATKNIRDGNLDFSLEVENDDEIGQLCQDFEEMRIRLKESAEEKVEYDKENKELISNISHDLKTPITAIKGYVEGIMDGVASSPEKLDRYIRTIYNKANDMDKLIDELTFYSKIDTNKIPYTFSKINVAGYFRDCVDEVGLEMEDRSIELGYFNYVDEDVMVIADAEQLRRVINNIVSNSVKYMDKRSGIINIRIKDVGDFIQVEIEDNGKGIPAKDLPSIFDRFYRTDSSRNSSQGGSGIGLSIVKKIIEDHGGRIWATSKEGIGTEIHFVLRKYQEVIQE, from the coding sequence ATGGGAGAGACGAGAATAGTGAAATTAAGATTGAGAACCCGTCTTGTTGTAGCATTTTTGATTATAACAGTGATTCCCCTGATCCTGATCTTTGCGGTGGTGGCAGGGCTTGGCAATTACCAGATGAAGGCGTTCCGCAAAGCCTATGATTTAACGGAGCAGATCGATCTTCTGTCAAGCAATTCCCTGCAGTTATTTAACCGCCTGACCCGGTCGGAACAAAGGGAAATCGGCCAGATCTTACAAAGTGATCCAGGGCAGTTTCAGGATTCGGATTTTTTGGAAAAGATTAATGAGAACCTGGCAACAAAGTATGCCTATATGATCGTCCGAAAGGGAGATTCCCTGATTTTTGACGGAAACAGCCATATCACCCAGGGCCTATATGACCAGCTTCCTAAATATGAGGAAATAGACAGTAACGTTGATGGTGCCATATATCTGGATGGGGAGACACAGCATCTGGTAAAGCAGATGGATTTTATGTATCCTGATGGGAACAAGGGGAGCGTATTCATTGTTTCCAATGTGAATGGTCTTCTTCCTGAGATCAAGGTCATGATGGCGGAGATGCTGACGGCCATCATAATGATCATCGTGTTTACTGATGCGATCCTTATGATGTGGGTATACCGGTCTGTGGTAAGTCCTCTGGGGCGGCTTCAAACAGCCACCAAGAATATACGGGATGGAAATCTGGATTTCTCCCTTGAGGTGGAGAATGATGATGAGATCGGACAGCTTTGCCAGGATTTTGAAGAGATGAGGATCCGCCTTAAGGAGTCCGCAGAAGAAAAGGTGGAGTATGATAAGGAAAACAAGGAGCTGATCAGCAATATTTCCCATGATCTAAAGACTCCCATAACTGCCATTAAGGGTTATGTGGAGGGAATCATGGATGGAGTTGCTTCCTCTCCGGAAAAACTGGACCGTTATATCCGAACCATCTACAACAAGGCCAATGACATGGATAAGCTGATTGATGAATTGACCTTTTATTCAAAAATTGACACAAATAAAATCCCTTATACCTTTTCCAAGATTAACGTGGCCGGCTATTTCAGAGACTGCGTCGATGAAGTGGGACTTGAGATGGAAGACCGCAGCATTGAGCTGGGATATTTTAATTATGTGGATGAGGATGTGATGGTCATCGCAGACGCAGAGCAGCTGCGCCGGGTCATTAATAATATTGTCAGCAATTCTGTAAAATATATGGATAAGAGGAGCGGGATCATCAACATCCGGATTAAGGATGTGGGAGACTTTATCCAGGTGGAAATTGAGGACAACGGAAAAGGGATTCCGGCAAAGGATCTGCCCAGTATTTTTGACCGGTTTTACCGCACGGATTCCTCCAGGAATTCCTCTCAGGGCGGGAGCGGAATCGGTCTGTCCATTGTTAAAAAGATTATTGAGGATCATGGAGGCCGGATCTGGGCTACCAGTAAGGAAGGCATTGGAACAGAGATACATTTTGTTTTGAGAAAATACCAGGAGGTCATACAGGAATGA
- a CDS encoding response regulator transcription factor → MSRILIVEDEESIAELEKDYLELSGFEVEIENNGEAGLHKALHEDFDLLILDLMLPGVDGFEICRKVREVKNTPIIMVSAKKEDIDKIRGLGLGADDYITKPFSPSEMVARVKAHLARYERLIGSGVPDNEIVEIRGLKVDKTARRVWINGEEKNFTTKEFDLLTFLAQNPNHVFTKEELFNKIWDMESIGDIATVTVHIKKIREKIEFNTAKPQYIETIWGVGYRFKV, encoded by the coding sequence ATGAGCAGAATTCTGATAGTAGAAGATGAAGAAAGCATTGCAGAGCTGGAGAAAGATTATCTTGAGCTGAGCGGATTTGAGGTTGAGATTGAGAATAACGGAGAAGCAGGACTTCATAAGGCCCTTCATGAGGACTTTGATCTGTTGATCCTGGATCTGATGCTGCCGGGAGTGGATGGTTTTGAAATATGCAGGAAGGTCAGGGAAGTAAAAAACACCCCGATCATCATGGTTTCCGCTAAAAAAGAGGACATTGATAAGATCCGGGGCTTAGGGCTGGGAGCCGATGATTACATCACAAAACCTTTTAGCCCAAGCGAGATGGTTGCCCGTGTAAAAGCCCATCTGGCCCGTTATGAAAGGCTGATCGGAAGCGGTGTACCGGACAATGAAATCGTTGAGATCCGAGGTCTTAAAGTCGATAAGACAGCCAGACGGGTATGGATCAATGGAGAGGAAAAGAATTTTACCACAAAGGAATTTGACTTACTAACCTTCCTTGCCCAGAATCCAAACCATGTATTTACGAAAGAAGAGTTATTTAATAAAATATGGGATATGGAATCCATCGGTGATATCGCTACAGTTACCGTCCATATCAAAAAGATCAGGGAAAAAATCGAATTCAATACGGCTAAGCCTCAGTACATCGAGACGATCTGGGGAGTCGGTTACCGGTTTAAGGTATAA
- a CDS encoding DUF6062 family protein, whose protein sequence is MKEKLYEIPLNDAMDADDECLFCFLERKAEQELMDFVLGSCASYMESDTREATDRSGFCRIHQKKMFDYGNALGNGWILKTYYKKLIKEMKEEFKEFSPGKTSLKDRLTGKTGNGNSISAWIEGKEKTCYICDRFSESYERYVATFFHLYKKDFVFREKLEKSKGFCLHHFADLCSGADKYLSDKERKEFYPVIFQIMEQNMERISGDVDWFIEKFDYLNKDADWKQSKDAVQRGMQKLRGGYPADPAYKQR, encoded by the coding sequence ATGAAGGAAAAATTATACGAGATACCGTTAAATGATGCCATGGATGCAGATGACGAGTGCCTATTCTGCTTTCTTGAGAGAAAAGCAGAACAGGAGCTTATGGATTTTGTATTAGGTTCCTGCGCTTCCTATATGGAAAGCGATACGAGAGAGGCCACGGACCGGTCAGGCTTTTGCCGGATCCATCAAAAGAAAATGTTTGATTACGGAAACGCCCTGGGTAATGGCTGGATCTTAAAAACCTATTATAAGAAACTGATAAAGGAAATGAAGGAAGAATTTAAGGAGTTTTCTCCCGGAAAAACCTCCTTAAAGGACCGCCTTACAGGAAAGACAGGAAATGGCAATTCCATCAGTGCCTGGATCGAGGGGAAGGAAAAGACCTGCTATATCTGCGACCGGTTTTCTGAAAGCTATGAGCGGTATGTGGCAACCTTTTTCCACCTGTATAAAAAGGATTTTGTTTTTCGGGAAAAGCTTGAAAAAAGCAAGGGATTCTGCCTCCACCACTTCGCAGATCTGTGCAGCGGAGCGGATAAATATTTAAGCGACAAGGAGCGGAAGGAATTTTATCCTGTCATTTTTCAGATCATGGAACAAAATATGGAGCGGATATCCGGCGATGTCGACTGGTTCATTGAGAAATTTGATTATTTAAACAAGGATGCAGATTGGAAGCAGTCAAAGGACGCCGTTCAGCGGGGGATGCAGAAGCTGCGGGGCGGATACCCGGCAGATCCTGCCTATAAGCAGCGGTAA
- a CDS encoding AraC family transcriptional regulator, producing the protein MKKESLYHYSQFTEPFSCDFTTSQIAGNVDFHMHNSHEIYLLMDGHIQYFVENACYDMNPGNLILFSNREIHKAINTTSEAFTRLVIHVNPAFIRPYCTPDTNLLECFHREPAIGNLVLLSKEEYESLVSMAQCLHEAKKNRCSYGSDLTAMTTLLQILILINRAWQKTSPGGTAPKPHRAQAIMSYVDKNLTTPMTLDSISQALSLDKYYISHLFKSETESSIFQYIVVKRVALAKELLSHGHTVLEACHLSGFHDYSNFIRTFRQTTGYTPGQFKRLSR; encoded by the coding sequence ATGAAAAAGGAGAGCCTTTACCATTACAGTCAATTTACCGAGCCTTTCAGCTGTGATTTTACCACCAGCCAGATTGCCGGAAATGTGGATTTTCACATGCACAACAGCCATGAAATCTATCTGCTCATGGACGGCCATATCCAGTATTTTGTGGAAAATGCATGCTATGATATGAACCCGGGAAATTTAATCCTGTTTTCCAACCGGGAGATCCACAAGGCCATCAACACCACAAGCGAAGCCTTCACCCGCCTGGTCATTCATGTAAACCCCGCCTTTATCCGCCCTTACTGTACCCCTGACACCAACCTGTTAGAATGTTTCCACCGGGAACCTGCCATCGGCAACCTGGTCCTGCTTTCAAAAGAGGAATACGAGAGCCTGGTTTCCATGGCCCAGTGTCTTCATGAAGCAAAAAAAAATCGCTGCTCCTACGGCAGCGACTTAACAGCAATGACAACATTGCTCCAGATTCTTATTCTTATTAACAGGGCCTGGCAAAAGACGAGCCCCGGAGGAACAGCACCTAAACCCCATAGGGCCCAGGCAATCATGAGTTACGTTGATAAAAACTTAACAACACCCATGACCCTGGATTCTATCTCCCAGGCTCTTTCCCTTGATAAATATTATATCAGCCACTTATTTAAATCTGAAACAGAAAGCAGCATATTCCAGTATATCGTGGTGAAACGGGTGGCTCTTGCAAAGGAGCTGCTTTCCCATGGACATACGGTTTTAGAAGCCTGCCATTTATCAGGCTTTCACGATTATTCCAACTTCATCCGCACCTTCCGCCAGACAACAGGCTATACACCCGGACAGTTTAAGCGGCTTAGCCGGTAA
- a CDS encoding Gfo/Idh/MocA family protein, which translates to MVRVGIIGCGNIGGVHTMVLNEIKQVKLCALTDIRLERAEEYSARFTDGKAKAYDSMEDMLEKEALDVVHICTPHYCHVPMAVMALKKGLHVFMEKPPAISREQFDELLEASGQSEGRIGICFQNRYNETTKKVNELLAQGTLGKIKGGRAFVTWHRDARYYTESGWRGKLETEGGGALINQSIHALDLLLSWLGKPVRTEASMSNHHLKGIVEVEDTLEAYMTFTEGTDPVSASFYATTAYAMDAPVFLELACEKGFLRLEGNSVWYQMKRQEEPVVWQAKKSSLLGKTYWGSGHEACIRDFYDCLETGKAYFNDLASVQNTFYTMMDIYDSARNEGR; encoded by the coding sequence ATGGTTCGGGTTGGGATAATCGGCTGCGGAAACATCGGTGGAGTTCACACCATGGTACTGAATGAAATAAAACAGGTTAAGCTCTGCGCTCTGACAGATATCCGACTGGAGCGGGCGGAGGAATATTCGGCCCGTTTTACGGATGGAAAGGCGAAGGCTTATGATTCCATGGAGGATATGCTTGAGAAGGAAGCGCTTGACGTGGTCCATATCTGCACTCCCCATTACTGCCATGTGCCTATGGCAGTAATGGCCTTAAAAAAAGGGCTTCATGTATTTATGGAAAAGCCGCCTGCCATAAGCAGAGAGCAATTCGATGAGCTTTTGGAGGCTTCCGGCCAGAGTGAGGGCAGGATAGGCATCTGTTTCCAGAACCGGTATAATGAAACAACTAAAAAGGTTAATGAACTTTTGGCCCAGGGAACACTCGGGAAGATAAAAGGCGGAAGGGCCTTTGTTACCTGGCACAGGGATGCACGCTATTACACAGAGAGCGGCTGGAGGGGAAAGCTTGAGACAGAGGGCGGAGGTGCGTTGATCAACCAGTCCATTCATGCCCTGGATCTGCTTCTTTCCTGGCTTGGAAAGCCAGTGAGAACAGAAGCGTCCATGAGCAATCACCATCTGAAAGGAATTGTGGAGGTGGAGGATACCCTGGAAGCCTATATGACTTTTACGGAAGGAACGGATCCGGTAAGCGCCAGCTTTTATGCCACTACGGCTTACGCCATGGATGCACCGGTTTTCTTAGAGCTTGCCTGTGAAAAGGGGTTTCTCCGTCTGGAAGGAAACTCAGTCTGGTATCAGATGAAAAGGCAGGAGGAACCGGTGGTATGGCAGGCGAAAAAATCTTCTCTGCTGGGAAAGACTTATTGGGGCAGCGGGCACGAAGCCTGCATCAGGGATTTTTATGATTGTTTAGAAACCGGGAAGGCCTATTTCAATGACCTTGCCTCGGTTCAGAATACATTTTACACCATGATGGATATTTATGATTCTGCAAGAAATGAGGGGAGATAG
- a CDS encoding Gfo/Idh/MocA family protein yields the protein MDKVRLGIIGIGNMGSGHLKNILEGKVPEMEVTAVADRQEGRRAWAKEHLPESVVIFEEGTDLITAGVCDGVLIAVPHYQHPELTIEAMNHGLHVMCEKPAGVYTKQVREMNETAEKCDRVFGMMFNQRTNCIYRKMHELVAGGELGAIKRVNWIVTDWYRTQSYYDSGSWRATWDGEGGGVLLNQCPHNMDLIQWICGMPSKVQAFCHNGKWHDIEVEDDVTAYLEYPNGATGVFVTTTADAPGTNRFEITLEMGKLVCENEKLMLHKLSENERTFCKTAKGGFDTPECTVTEVETDGENEQHVGVLKAFAGRILNGTPLVADGVEGINGLTLSNAMHLSSWLKREVEIPFDEDLFLEELNKRRRESTKKEGTGVVFNTEGSY from the coding sequence ATGGATAAGGTAAGACTTGGTATTATCGGAATTGGAAACATGGGAAGCGGCCACTTAAAGAATATTCTTGAAGGGAAGGTCCCGGAGATGGAAGTGACTGCGGTAGCGGACCGCCAGGAAGGCAGAAGGGCCTGGGCAAAGGAGCATTTACCGGAGTCGGTTGTTATCTTTGAAGAAGGAACGGATTTAATCACAGCAGGTGTATGCGACGGAGTCTTAATTGCAGTGCCTCATTACCAACACCCCGAACTGACCATTGAAGCCATGAACCACGGGCTGCATGTAATGTGTGAAAAGCCTGCGGGAGTTTACACCAAACAGGTACGGGAAATGAATGAGACAGCTGAGAAATGCGATCGGGTCTTTGGAATGATGTTCAACCAGAGGACCAACTGCATTTACCGGAAAATGCATGAACTTGTAGCCGGTGGGGAACTGGGAGCCATCAAGAGGGTTAACTGGATCGTAACGGACTGGTACCGCACCCAGTCCTATTATGACTCTGGAAGCTGGAGAGCTACCTGGGATGGAGAAGGCGGCGGCGTACTCTTAAATCAATGCCCTCACAACATGGATTTAATCCAGTGGATCTGTGGAATGCCAAGCAAGGTACAGGCATTCTGCCACAACGGGAAATGGCATGATATTGAAGTGGAAGATGATGTAACGGCTTATTTGGAATATCCAAATGGGGCTACGGGAGTTTTTGTCACCACGACCGCAGATGCACCGGGAACAAACCGGTTTGAGATCACCTTGGAAATGGGAAAGCTGGTCTGCGAAAATGAAAAGCTTATGCTTCATAAGCTGTCTGAAAACGAGCGAACCTTCTGCAAAACGGCAAAGGGTGGATTTGATACGCCGGAATGCACGGTGACAGAGGTTGAAACGGATGGGGAGAATGAACAGCATGTCGGAGTTTTAAAGGCATTTGCAGGCAGGATCCTTAACGGAACGCCCCTTGTTGCAGATGGCGTGGAAGGAATTAACGGTCTGACTTTATCAAATGCCATGCATTTATCCAGCTGGTTAAAGAGAGAAGTGGAGATCCCCTTTGATGAAGATTTGTTCTTAGAAGAGCTTAATAAACGCCGTAGAGAATCAACGAAAAAAGAAGGAACCGGTGTTGTATTTAATACAGAAGGAAGCTATTAA
- a CDS encoding sugar phosphate isomerase/epimerase family protein encodes MWDGILLSGFADEIDMDLGKQIEVLKKLDIHHVEMRGVNGKGLVEYSINEAKEIKKQLDEAGIRLSSVGSPIGKIKITDDFAPHLELYKHTVEIAHLMDVPYIRMFSFFMPENENYAPYRGKVMDQLGQFADYAKASQAVLLHENEKDIYGDVADRCLEIMKEFYGDHFKAVFDFANFVQCKQDTLAAYEMLKPYIAYIHVKDALWSDASVVPAGMGDGHVEEILKMLKNCGYKGFLSLEPHLSDFAGFSALEQNAAEKKKLSGEEAFTMAYESLKKILKLI; translated from the coding sequence ATGTGGGATGGAATTCTATTATCTGGTTTTGCAGATGAAATCGATATGGACTTAGGAAAGCAGATAGAAGTATTAAAGAAGCTGGATATTCATCATGTGGAGATGCGGGGGGTTAACGGCAAGGGCCTCGTTGAGTATTCAATCAATGAAGCGAAGGAAATCAAAAAGCAGCTTGATGAGGCGGGCATCCGTTTATCTTCCGTTGGTTCACCCATTGGAAAAATAAAAATCACCGATGATTTTGCCCCTCATTTGGAGCTTTACAAGCATACGGTGGAAATCGCCCATTTAATGGATGTTCCATACATCCGTATGTTCAGCTTTTTCATGCCTGAGAATGAAAACTATGCTCCTTACAGGGGAAAGGTCATGGATCAGCTGGGACAGTTTGCAGATTACGCAAAGGCCAGCCAGGCCGTACTTCTTCATGAGAATGAAAAGGATATTTACGGAGATGTTGCAGACCGGTGTCTGGAAATCATGAAGGAATTCTATGGGGATCATTTTAAGGCAGTCTTTGACTTTGCAAATTTTGTTCAGTGCAAACAGGATACTCTGGCAGCCTATGAAATGTTAAAGCCCTATATCGCTTACATCCATGTAAAGGATGCCCTGTGGTCGGATGCCAGTGTGGTTCCGGCAGGCATGGGAGACGGACATGTGGAAGAAATCTTAAAGATGCTGAAAAACTGTGGATATAAGGGATTTTTATCCCTGGAACCTCATTTAAGCGATTTTGCTGGATTCAGCGCTTTGGAGCAGAATGCAGCTGAAAAGAAAAAATTAAGCGGAGAAGAGGCCTTCACCATGGCCTATGAGTCACTTAAGAAAATACTGAAATTAATTTAA
- a CDS encoding FadR/GntR family transcriptional regulator produces the protein MKIQKSNVTAQIIEYMKSNIENGIWRAGEMIPSEHVLTEELSVSRASIRTAIQQFIALGLMESHHGKGTYLISNDMSVFRKTGRKDHYYSMEDIVQSLQYRMIVEKGTAQLAAEHISQEGLKRLEAYLDEMKQSVGDSDEFVRSDMMFHQEISEASGNLLLKHGLCEVLTNTREYHQQLNELVGYKNGIYYHTMILEALKNRDGKKAGLLMEEHLQTSMKDALDSETES, from the coding sequence ATGAAAATTCAAAAATCGAATGTAACAGCTCAGATTATTGAATATATGAAATCCAACATTGAGAACGGCATCTGGAGAGCCGGTGAGATGATTCCGTCGGAGCATGTTCTTACTGAGGAGCTTTCTGTATCTCGGGCAAGTATCCGTACGGCGATTCAGCAGTTCATTGCATTGGGACTGATGGAGAGCCATCATGGAAAAGGAACATATCTTATTTCAAATGATATGTCCGTCTTCCGGAAAACCGGCAGAAAAGATCATTACTACAGCATGGAAGATATTGTCCAGTCTCTTCAGTATCGAATGATCGTAGAGAAGGGGACGGCCCAGTTGGCAGCGGAGCATATCTCTCAGGAGGGGTTAAAGCGGCTGGAAGCTTATCTGGATGAGATGAAACAAAGTGTTGGAGATTCGGATGAGTTTGTTCGCAGCGATATGATGTTTCATCAGGAGATTTCAGAAGCCTCTGGTAATCTGCTGCTTAAGCACGGTTTGTGTGAAGTGCTTACAAACACGAGAGAGTACCATCAACAGCTGAATGAGCTGGTTGGATATAAAAACGGCATCTATTATCATACGATGATTCTGGAAGCCCTTAAGAATCGGGATGGGAAAAAGGCAGGACTGCTGATGGAAGAGCATTTGCAGACTTCCATGAAAGATGCGCTTGACTCAGAAACTGAATCATAG
- a CDS encoding SDR family oxidoreductase, translating into MEIKNFTNLTGKKAIVTGAAQGLCHGMAEGLLEAGAEVCIIDISPKTLEAAREFCDRGYICHGVIADLGDDEDLWNGFHAAISGMGGHLDILVNGAGVQKRHKSEDFPIEDWNFVININLNAVFKLCKLAGQQFLKQKSKGKIINIASMLSFFGGYTVPAYAASKGGVSQLTKALCNEWAAAGINVNALAPGYMDTEMNALLTEPDNPRYKEITDRIPAHVWGTPEDMKGPCIFLASAASDYLNGAVIPVDGGYLVR; encoded by the coding sequence ATGGAAATTAAAAATTTCACAAATTTAACCGGAAAAAAGGCAATCGTAACAGGTGCGGCACAGGGATTATGTCATGGAATGGCAGAAGGCCTTTTGGAAGCAGGAGCAGAAGTCTGCATCATTGATATCAGCCCAAAGACTCTGGAGGCAGCGAGAGAGTTTTGTGACAGAGGTTACATTTGCCACGGCGTGATTGCAGATCTGGGAGATGATGAGGACCTGTGGAACGGCTTCCATGCTGCAATAAGTGGCATGGGTGGACATCTGGATATTCTGGTCAATGGAGCAGGTGTACAGAAGCGTCATAAGTCAGAAGACTTTCCCATTGAGGATTGGAATTTTGTAATCAATATCAATTTGAATGCTGTGTTCAAGCTTTGCAAGCTTGCCGGGCAGCAGTTCTTAAAACAGAAGAGCAAAGGAAAAATTATCAACATTGCTTCTATGCTGTCCTTTTTCGGCGGCTATACCGTGCCTGCATATGCGGCATCTAAAGGAGGCGTGTCACAGCTTACAAAAGCTCTGTGCAATGAGTGGGCAGCTGCGGGTATCAATGTCAATGCACTGGCACCTGGTTACATGGATACGGAAATGAACGCTTTACTGACAGAACCGGATAATCCAAGATACAAGGAGATAACGGACCGTATCCCGGCACATGTATGGGGGACACCGGAAGATATGAAAGGACCATGCATTTTTCTGGCATCAGCAGCCTCCGATTATTTGAATGGCGCAGTCATTCCAGTAGACGGCGGATATCTGGTCCGGTAG
- a CDS encoding iron-containing alcohol dehydrogenase family protein, with translation MNRRTSIYLPQFTVGEDAFSAFGDEMRKYGTRVAVVYGKKAWNASKSYVLPALQAAGLTVTAEVLYGKDATIENVERILAILDSQEIHMILAVGGGKCIDTGKVIGDRMGKAVFTVPTIASNCSPVTKISIMYHKDGSFREIVKLKSVPSHCFIHPRIILAAPTKFLWAGIGDAMAKNVESEWSAKSGEHLDFGSEFGITAGNMCFFPMVREGKKALEDAKAGKVSEALVNTILNVVVAPGVTSVSVQPDYNGGVAHALFYGLTKRKNIEKNHLHGEVVSYGTLVNLILDQNWDKFKKAYELNRSIGLPVCLADLELNRSDSFEDVLEATLANQELTHTPYPVTKEMIYNAILELEDYKG, from the coding sequence ATGAATAGACGAACATCGATTTATTTGCCGCAGTTTACGGTTGGCGAGGATGCGTTTTCAGCATTTGGTGATGAGATGAGAAAATACGGAACCAGAGTGGCAGTGGTTTATGGTAAAAAGGCATGGAATGCATCGAAATCTTATGTTTTACCTGCATTGCAGGCAGCAGGACTCACCGTAACGGCAGAAGTGCTTTACGGCAAGGACGCGACCATTGAAAATGTGGAACGAATCCTTGCAATACTTGACAGTCAGGAAATCCATATGATTCTTGCCGTAGGAGGGGGAAAATGCATTGATACGGGTAAGGTAATTGGGGATAGAATGGGAAAGGCTGTGTTTACGGTTCCAACCATCGCATCAAACTGTTCCCCGGTAACAAAAATCAGTATTATGTATCATAAGGATGGTTCCTTTCGTGAGATCGTAAAACTGAAATCCGTGCCGTCTCATTGTTTTATCCATCCGCGTATCATATTGGCGGCACCGACAAAATTTCTCTGGGCAGGGATTGGTGATGCGATGGCGAAAAATGTGGAATCCGAGTGGTCCGCCAAGTCAGGCGAACATCTGGACTTTGGCAGCGAGTTTGGCATCACAGCCGGTAATATGTGTTTTTTTCCGATGGTTCGGGAAGGAAAGAAGGCACTGGAAGATGCGAAAGCAGGAAAGGTAAGCGAGGCATTGGTAAATACGATTTTAAATGTCGTAGTAGCTCCTGGTGTCACTTCGGTATCGGTTCAACCGGATTATAACGGCGGGGTCGCACATGCGTTATTTTATGGGCTGACAAAGCGTAAGAATATCGAAAAGAATCATCTGCATGGTGAGGTTGTATCCTATGGTACTCTGGTAAATCTGATTCTTGATCAGAACTGGGATAAGTTTAAGAAGGCTTATGAACTGAATCGTTCCATCGGTCTTCCGGTCTGTCTGGCGGATCTGGAGCTGAACCGCAGCGATTCGTTTGAGGATGTATTGGAGGCAACGCTGGCAAATCAGGAACTGACCCATACACCTTATCCGGTTACGAAAGAAATGATATACAACGCAATTTTGGAGCTGGAAGATTATAAAGGTTAA
- a CDS encoding DeoR/GlpR family DNA-binding transcription regulator, with amino-acid sequence MRISRIDQLEQYILEHRTASIDALCEEFKISKNTLRRDLEILVARGTVEKVYGGVIACENASPIPNLVTFHERAGRNAGSKQRIAALAASFVRERDIIFIDSGTTTMSIVDHLAHLSTVTVITNSLQVINKSMNYLNINLIVLPGSLKRDTASLVGSSCVEYLEDYNIVRAFMACTAISLQAGVCNASTEEYIIKKTALKKSQKHYLLADSSKFGRTSLMTFGEIGQFDCILTEQMPDDEFSSYCKDQDCAIQIAPES; translated from the coding sequence ATGAGAATTTCCCGAATCGACCAATTGGAGCAATATATACTGGAGCACAGAACGGCTTCCATTGATGCCCTGTGTGAAGAATTTAAAATTTCAAAAAATACCCTTCGCCGGGACTTAGAGATCCTTGTCGCCCGCGGCACGGTAGAAAAAGTCTACGGCGGCGTCATTGCATGCGAAAATGCGTCCCCTATCCCGAATCTGGTCACCTTCCATGAGCGTGCCGGAAGAAATGCCGGGAGCAAGCAAAGGATCGCTGCACTGGCCGCTTCCTTTGTGCGGGAGAGGGATATCATATTTATTGACAGCGGGACCACCACCATGAGCATTGTGGATCATCTGGCCCATTTAAGTACGGTCACTGTCATTACCAACAGCCTCCAGGTCATCAATAAATCCATGAATTATCTCAACATCAATTTAATCGTCCTGCCCGGATCTCTAAAAAGGGATACTGCTTCATTAGTGGGCAGCTCCTGCGTGGAATACTTGGAGGATTATAACATTGTCCGGGCATTTATGGCCTGCACCGCAATTTCCCTTCAGGCCGGGGTCTGCAACGCCTCCACAGAGGAATACATCATTAAGAAAACGGCGTTAAAAAAGAGCCAGAAGCATTATCTTCTGGCAGATTCCTCAAAGTTTGGGCGTACCTCTCTTATGACCTTCGGAGAGATCGGCCAGTTTGACTGTATATTGACGGAACAGATGCCTGATGATGAATTCAGTTCTTACTGCAAAGATCAGGACTGTGCCATCCAAATCGCTCCCGAATCGTAG